A window from Alloyangia pacifica encodes these proteins:
- a CDS encoding acyl-CoA dehydrogenase family protein produces the protein MTEIETLDRPATRDFTAIAEDFAASCGKHAMARDDDDSFVAENYRRAKEAGLIDAGVPADLGGGGADVRALCDMLRRVAHGCSSTALALSMHTHQVAFPAWRWHHQQATRDKTEPLLKRIAAEKLVLLSSGGGDWIGGSGKAEPVEGGYRITARKMFVSGAPAGDLLMTSAISPEEGGTILHFPCPMAAPEVSVLDTWHTLGMRGTGSHDVMIEGLFVPAEKVAVKRPQGRWHPIFFMLGTIAFPIIYAVYLGVAERARDLAVEIATRRPASRLLRDRAGRMETALCSARLAHAHMVATCELNTPGAKMVGQVMTGRRLVEENAIRTVELAMELAGGAGFYRKAELERLFRDIQAARYHPLQKEIQSEYVGALALGQSIDEIF, from the coding sequence ATGACCGAGATCGAGACCCTCGACCGCCCGGCGACGCGGGACTTCACCGCCATCGCCGAGGACTTCGCGGCCAGCTGCGGCAAGCACGCCATGGCCCGTGACGATGACGACAGCTTCGTTGCCGAGAACTACCGCAGGGCCAAGGAGGCCGGGCTCATCGACGCGGGCGTTCCGGCAGACCTGGGTGGTGGCGGCGCCGATGTCCGCGCCCTCTGCGACATGCTGCGCCGCGTGGCGCATGGGTGCTCGTCCACCGCGCTGGCGCTGTCGATGCACACCCACCAGGTCGCCTTTCCCGCCTGGCGCTGGCACCACCAGCAAGCGACGCGGGACAAGACCGAGCCGTTGCTGAAAAGGATCGCTGCCGAGAAGCTCGTGCTGCTCTCCTCCGGCGGCGGCGACTGGATCGGTGGATCGGGCAAGGCCGAACCGGTCGAGGGCGGCTACCGGATCACCGCCCGCAAGATGTTCGTCTCGGGCGCGCCGGCCGGGGATCTGCTGATGACCAGCGCGATCTCACCCGAAGAGGGCGGCACGATCCTGCATTTCCCATGCCCCATGGCGGCGCCCGAGGTCTCGGTGCTCGACACCTGGCACACGCTGGGAATGCGCGGCACGGGCAGCCACGACGTGATGATCGAGGGGCTATTCGTGCCCGCCGAAAAAGTTGCTGTGAAACGTCCGCAAGGCAGGTGGCACCCAATCTTCTTCATGCTGGGCACGATCGCTTTTCCGATCATCTACGCGGTCTACCTCGGCGTCGCCGAGCGGGCGCGGGATCTCGCGGTGGAGATCGCCACGCGGCGCCCGGCCTCGCGCCTGCTGCGCGACCGTGCCGGGCGGATGGAGACAGCGCTCTGCAGCGCGCGGCTCGCCCACGCGCACATGGTCGCGACCTGCGAGTTGAACACGCCCGGCGCCAAGATGGTCGGGCAGGTGATGACCGGCCGCCGGCTGGTCGAGGAGAACGCGATCCGCACGGTCGAACTGGCCATGGAACTGGCGGGCGGCGCGGGCTTCTACCGCAAGGCGGAACTCGAGCGGCTGTTCCGCGACATCCAAGCCGCACGCTACCACCCGCTGCAGAAGGAGATACAGTCTGAATACGTCGGCGCCCTCGCGCTCGGTCAGTCGATCGACGAGATCTTCTGA